A part of Planococcus sp. MB-3u-03 genomic DNA contains:
- a CDS encoding fructose-specific PTS transporter subunit EIIC, with amino-acid sequence MLFYPVFSILITGVVMMLINPPLTQIYTGISAFLEGLGGTNLVLVGLLLGGMMAVDMGGPVNKAAFTRSASPCLMHRTSISWQRSWQRAWSHRLDWPLQRRCSKKKFTKTEREAGKTAYVLGASFITEGVIPFAAADPARVIPSAVAGAATTGALVMLFDIGLRAPHGGVFVIGLVDGERQAS; translated from the coding sequence GTGCTGTTCTATCCGGTCTTCAGTATCCTCATCACCGGGGTTGTCATGATGCTGATCAACCCGCCATTAACACAAATTTACACAGGGATTTCAGCATTCCTTGAAGGGCTTGGCGGAACCAACTTGGTCCTTGTAGGACTTTTGCTTGGCGGCATGATGGCAGTCGATATGGGCGGCCCTGTCAACAAGGCGGCTTTTACACGTTCGGCATCGCCATGCTTGATGCACAGAACTTCAATTTCATGGCAACGGTCATGGCAGCGGGCATGGTCCCACCGCTTGGACTGGCCATTGCAACGACGATGTTCAAAGAAGAAATTCACCAAGACAGAACGCGAAGCTGGTAAGACCGCGTATGTTCTCGGCGCTAGTTTCATCACCGAAGGCGTTATCCCGTTTGCTGCAGCCGATCCGGCGCGGGTCATCCCGTCAGCGGTTGCAGGAGCGGCAACGACCGGAGCGCTCGTCATGCTATTCGATATCGGGCTTCGTGCACCACACGGCGGCGTATTCGTCATCGGTCTGGTGGACGGGGAGCGGCAAGCATCTTGA